One Anolis carolinensis isolate JA03-04 chromosome 5, rAnoCar3.1.pri, whole genome shotgun sequence DNA segment encodes these proteins:
- the stim2 gene encoding stromal interaction molecule 2 isoform X2 — MRLVLVLLVLLPLPEAGAALAASSTPARDGARRGSSSAGGVGGAAPASFSSFSSSSSSSSSSSSSRPLGTDPCHLLSPPCFTEEDKYSLEALRTIHKQMDDDKDGGIEVDESDEFIREDMKYKDASNKHNHLHREDKHITIEDLWKRWKTSEVHNWTLEETLQWLIEFVELPQYEKNFRENNVKGTTLPRIAVNEPAFMISQLKIIDRSHRQKLQLKALDVVLFGPITRPPHNWMKDFVLTVSIVIGVGGCWFAYTQNKTSKEHITKMMKDLESLQTAEQSLCELQERLEKAQEENRTVAVEKQNLERKMMDEISDAKREACRLKELREGAECELSRLKYAEEELVQVRMALKKAEKEFELRSNWSVPDALQKWLQLTHEVEVQYYNIKRQNAEMQLAIAKEEAEKIKKKRNTVFGTLHVAHSSSLDEVDHKILEAKKALSELTTCLRERLYRWQQIEKICGFQIAHNSGLPSLTSSLYSDHSWVVMPRVSIPPYPIAGGVDDLDEDTPPIISQFHGSVVKTSTLARSSSMCRSRRNVVPSSPQSQHSAQMQHTPHTQATLHSADPDILSVSSCPAAYRTEEEEEAIYFTADKQWYEPWEVQDTASECDSFNSSVGRKQSPPSSLEIYQPLTPQKISREELSLEESSTGDSTSLTADISRGSPDCVGMTETKSMIFSPASKVYNGILEKSCSMNQLSSGAPVPKPRHTSCSSTSSESKAGHEPSAAPRISSTSQDLYQNGERNKKSSKIKSLFKKKSK; from the exons ATCCTTGTCATTTATTGAGCCCACCATGTTTTACAGAAGAGGATAAATATAGTCTAGAAGCTCTCCGCACAATTCATAAACAAATGGATGATGACAAGGATGGGGGCATTGAAGTAGATGAAAGTGATGAG TTTATCAGAGAAGATATGAAATATAAAGATGCTTCCAACAAACACAACCACCTTCACAGGGAAGACAAACACATCACAATTGAAGATTTGTGGAAACGGTGGAAGACTTCTGAAG TTCACAACTGGACACTAGAGGAGACTCTTCAGTGGCTGATAGAATTTGTTGAACTTCCACAGTATGAGAAAAACTTCAGAGAAAATAATGTCAAAGGAACGACATTGCCAAG GATAGCAGTCAATGAACCTGCATTTATGATCTCTCAATTGAAAATCATTGATCGGAGCCACAGGCAGAAACTTCAGCTAAAGGCCTTGGATGTTGTTTTATTTGGCCCTATTACAC GACCGCCTCACAACTGGATGAAGGATTTCGTACTCACTGTTTCTATTGTGATTGGAGTTGGAGGCTGCTGGTTTGCATATACTCAGAACAAGACTTCAAAAGAGCATATCACCAAAATGATGAAAGATTTGGAAAGCCTTCAGACAGCAGAACAGAGCCTGTGTGAATTACAAGAGAG GCTTGAAAAAGCGCAGGAAGAGAATAGGACTGTTGCTGTAGAAAAGCAAAATCTGGAGCGGAAGATGATGGATGAAATCAGTGATGCAAAACGGGAAGCATGTCGTCTGAAAGAGTTGAGAGAAGGAGCTGAATGTGAACTCAGCAGACTTAAGTATGCAGAAGAGGAGTTGGTGCAG GTCCGTATGGCCTTAAAAAAGGCTGAGAAGGAATTTGAATTGAGAAGCAATTGGTCTGTTCCTGATGCCTTGCAAAAATGGCTCCAGCTGACTCACGAAGTTGAAGTACAGTACTATAATATCAAGAGACAAAATGCAGAAATGCAGTTAGCAATTGCCAAGGAAGAG GCAGAAAAGATCAAGAAGAAGAGAAATACTGTATTTGGGACATTACATGTAGCCCACAGCTCTTCTCTTGATGAAGTGGATCACAAGATTCTGGAAGCAAA GAAAGCACtttctgaattaaccacttgtTTGAGAGAGAGACTCTACCGGTGGCAACAGATTGAGAAGATCTGTGGTTTCCAGATCGCACATAACTCTGGATTACCAAGTCTGACTTCATCACTTTACTCAGATCATAGTTGGGTGGTAATGCCACGTGTTTCCATTCCACCATATCCAATTGCAGGAGGGGTGGATGACCTTGATGAAGACACTCCTCCTATAATTTCCCAGTTTCATG GGTCTGTTGTAAAAACGAGCACCTTAGCAAGGAGCAGCAGCATGTGTCGCTCCCGACGAAACGTCGTGCCATCATCGCCACAGTCGCAACACTCAGCACAAATGCAACACACTCCGCATACGCAAGCTACTTTGCACTCTGCAGATCCGGACATCCTTTCAGTGTCCAGTTGCCCTGCTGCTTACCgcacagaagaggaggaggaggccattTACTTCACTGCTGACAAGCAATGGTATGAACCTTG GGAAGTACAAGATACAGCCTCAGAATGTGATTCCTTCAATTCTTCGGTTGGAAGGAAACAATCTCCTCCTTCAAGCCTTGAAATATACCAACCCCTGACACCTCAAAAAATATCACGGGAGGAACTCTCTTTAGAGGAGTCATCTACCGGAGACTCAACCTCCCTAACAGCTGATATTTCCAGGGGTTCCCCTGACTGTGTTGGCATGACAGAAACTAAAAGTATGATCTTCAGTCCTGCAAGCAAGGTGTACAATGGCATTTTGGAGAAGTCCTGCAGCATGAATCAACTTTCTAGTGGGGCTCCGGTGCCCAAGCCTCGCCACACTTCATGTTCCTCCACCAGCAGTGAAAGCAAAGCAGGTCACGAACCCTCTGCCGCCCCTCGGATAAGTAGCACCTCACAAGACCTCTATCAGAATGGGGAACGGAACAAAAAGTCCTCCAAAATAAAAAGTCTCTTTAAGAAGAAATCAAAATGA
- the stim2 gene encoding stromal interaction molecule 2 isoform X1, with product MRLVLVLLVLLPLPEAGAALAASSTPARDGARRGSSSAGGVGGAAPASFSSFSSSSSSSSSSSSSRPLGTDPCHLLSPPCFTEEDKYSLEALRTIHKQMDDDKDGGIEVDESDEFIREDMKYKDASNKHNHLHREDKHITIEDLWKRWKTSEVHNWTLEETLQWLIEFVELPQYEKNFRENNVKGTTLPRIAVNEPAFMISQLKIIDRSHRQKLQLKALDVVLFGPITRPPHNWMKDFVLTVSIVIGVGGCWFAYTQNKTSKEHITKMMKDLESLQTAEQSLCELQERLEKAQEENRTVAVEKQNLERKMMDEISDAKREACRLKELREGAECELSRLKYAEEELVQVRMALKKAEKEFELRSNWSVPDALQKWLQLTHEVEVQYYNIKRQNAEMQLAIAKEEAEKIKKKRNTVFGTLHVAHSSSLDEVDHKILEAKKALSELTTCLRERLYRWQQIEKICGFQIAHNSGLPSLTSSLYSDHSWVVMPRVSIPPYPIAGGVDDLDEDTPPIISQFHGSVVKTSTLARSSSMCRSRRNVVPSSPQSQHSAQMQHTPHTQATLHSADPDILSVSSCPAAYRTEEEEEAIYFTADKQWEVQDTASECDSFNSSVGRKQSPPSSLEIYQPLTPQKISREELSLEESSTGDSTSLTADISRGSPDCVGMTETKSMIFSPASKVYNGILEKSCSMNQLSSGAPVPKPRHTSCSSTSSESKAGHEPSAAPRISSTSQDLYQNGERNKKSSKIKSLFKKKSK from the exons ATCCTTGTCATTTATTGAGCCCACCATGTTTTACAGAAGAGGATAAATATAGTCTAGAAGCTCTCCGCACAATTCATAAACAAATGGATGATGACAAGGATGGGGGCATTGAAGTAGATGAAAGTGATGAG TTTATCAGAGAAGATATGAAATATAAAGATGCTTCCAACAAACACAACCACCTTCACAGGGAAGACAAACACATCACAATTGAAGATTTGTGGAAACGGTGGAAGACTTCTGAAG TTCACAACTGGACACTAGAGGAGACTCTTCAGTGGCTGATAGAATTTGTTGAACTTCCACAGTATGAGAAAAACTTCAGAGAAAATAATGTCAAAGGAACGACATTGCCAAG GATAGCAGTCAATGAACCTGCATTTATGATCTCTCAATTGAAAATCATTGATCGGAGCCACAGGCAGAAACTTCAGCTAAAGGCCTTGGATGTTGTTTTATTTGGCCCTATTACAC GACCGCCTCACAACTGGATGAAGGATTTCGTACTCACTGTTTCTATTGTGATTGGAGTTGGAGGCTGCTGGTTTGCATATACTCAGAACAAGACTTCAAAAGAGCATATCACCAAAATGATGAAAGATTTGGAAAGCCTTCAGACAGCAGAACAGAGCCTGTGTGAATTACAAGAGAG GCTTGAAAAAGCGCAGGAAGAGAATAGGACTGTTGCTGTAGAAAAGCAAAATCTGGAGCGGAAGATGATGGATGAAATCAGTGATGCAAAACGGGAAGCATGTCGTCTGAAAGAGTTGAGAGAAGGAGCTGAATGTGAACTCAGCAGACTTAAGTATGCAGAAGAGGAGTTGGTGCAG GTCCGTATGGCCTTAAAAAAGGCTGAGAAGGAATTTGAATTGAGAAGCAATTGGTCTGTTCCTGATGCCTTGCAAAAATGGCTCCAGCTGACTCACGAAGTTGAAGTACAGTACTATAATATCAAGAGACAAAATGCAGAAATGCAGTTAGCAATTGCCAAGGAAGAG GCAGAAAAGATCAAGAAGAAGAGAAATACTGTATTTGGGACATTACATGTAGCCCACAGCTCTTCTCTTGATGAAGTGGATCACAAGATTCTGGAAGCAAA GAAAGCACtttctgaattaaccacttgtTTGAGAGAGAGACTCTACCGGTGGCAACAGATTGAGAAGATCTGTGGTTTCCAGATCGCACATAACTCTGGATTACCAAGTCTGACTTCATCACTTTACTCAGATCATAGTTGGGTGGTAATGCCACGTGTTTCCATTCCACCATATCCAATTGCAGGAGGGGTGGATGACCTTGATGAAGACACTCCTCCTATAATTTCCCAGTTTCATG GGTCTGTTGTAAAAACGAGCACCTTAGCAAGGAGCAGCAGCATGTGTCGCTCCCGACGAAACGTCGTGCCATCATCGCCACAGTCGCAACACTCAGCACAAATGCAACACACTCCGCATACGCAAGCTACTTTGCACTCTGCAGATCCGGACATCCTTTCAGTGTCCAGTTGCCCTGCTGCTTACCgcacagaagaggaggaggaggccattTACTTCACTGCTGACAAGCAATG GGAAGTACAAGATACAGCCTCAGAATGTGATTCCTTCAATTCTTCGGTTGGAAGGAAACAATCTCCTCCTTCAAGCCTTGAAATATACCAACCCCTGACACCTCAAAAAATATCACGGGAGGAACTCTCTTTAGAGGAGTCATCTACCGGAGACTCAACCTCCCTAACAGCTGATATTTCCAGGGGTTCCCCTGACTGTGTTGGCATGACAGAAACTAAAAGTATGATCTTCAGTCCTGCAAGCAAGGTGTACAATGGCATTTTGGAGAAGTCCTGCAGCATGAATCAACTTTCTAGTGGGGCTCCGGTGCCCAAGCCTCGCCACACTTCATGTTCCTCCACCAGCAGTGAAAGCAAAGCAGGTCACGAACCCTCTGCCGCCCCTCGGATAAGTAGCACCTCACAAGACCTCTATCAGAATGGGGAACGGAACAAAAAGTCCTCCAAAATAAAAAGTCTCTTTAAGAAGAAATCAAAATGA